The following are encoded together in the Montipora capricornis isolate CH-2021 chromosome 5, ASM3666992v2, whole genome shotgun sequence genome:
- the LOC138049997 gene encoding DNA-directed RNA polymerase III subunit RPC3-like, producing the protein MSVQQKRLASLILKEHYGEVVGKVGNYLVAKGPRPLRDIIRDTKLSRDQVQKCVCCLIQHHFVTFEVNKRNVTLYNAWISNILVRARAPRYIYCAKSLFGYTGELIVDEILQHGSIPMTKVVAKVTSHLIDENLDFDETDVKSTFADLVKNHFLQRVKTVTEDSAETSSYTEDDIYALPPGVAFQGLGIKRKRILDDEGNPSKRQRIGEKSSASDTCSEIKDDGILWKLNFGRFHQEFLDEDIVSAVTKKVDKFAGEIVRSMLNLNGLERDPLSPTSKPVSLHEISQNLTVTPKMENTQVTQYLTLLTDEKENFVSKTGERGGGTYCINMQKCIDALCQNTIESIVQERFGSRCFRIFRLLLLKKHMEQKQIGELAMISSKDAKEFLYKLFAERFIALQEIPRTSDYAPSRTFYLFSVELPQLSRMLIEKSYQALGNLMARRQTEVQENRRLVEKEERLEATINSLKAQHGEDTSAEVIEELQELIIPAEREQLKKLKLSLAKLEQSEIQVDETIFILSQYSATN; encoded by the exons ATGTCCGTCCAGCAGAAGAGATTAGCATCTCTTATATTAAAAGAGCACTATGGAGAAGTTGTGGGAAAAGTCGGCAACTATCTTGTGGCAAAAGGACCTCGTCCTTTGCGAGATATTATTCGAGATACTAAACTGAGTCGAGATCAGGTTCAAAAGTGCGTATGTTGCCTTATACAGCACCATTTCGTCACATTTGAAGTCAACAAGAGGAACGTTACCTTGTATAATGCATGGATATCAAACATACTTGTTCGTGCTCGAGCTCCTCGTTACATTTACTGTGCAAAATCTTTGTTTGGGTACACTGGTGAATTAATTGTGGACGAGATTTTACAACACGGATCCATTCCAATGACCAAAGTGGTGGCGAAAGTTACGAGCCATTTAATCGACGAGAACCTTGATTTCGACGAAACTGACGTGAAATCGACGTTTGCTGATCTTGTGAAGAATCACTTTTTGCAAAGAGTGAAGACTGTTACTGAAGATAGTGCGGAGACAAGTAGTTATACAGAAGATGACATATACGCTTTGCCTCCTGGAGTTGCCTTCCAAG GACTGGGTATTAAACGAAAAAGAATCCTTGATGATGAAGGCAATCCATCCAAGAGACAAAGAATTGGAGAAAA GTCAAGTGCTAGTGATACTTGTTCT GAAATTAAAGATGATGGTATCTTATGGAAACTCAATTTTGGCAGGTTTCATCAGGAGTTTCTTGACGAG GATATAGTTTCAGCTGTTACAAAGAAAGTGGACAAG tttgCAGGAGAGATTGTGAGGTCAATGCTCAACTTGAATGGGCTGGAGAGAGATCCACTGTCACCAACATCAAAGCCAGTGTCACTTCATGAA ATTTCGCAAAACTTGACAGTCACACCAAAGATGGAGAATACACAAGTCACACAATATCTTACATTGCTTACAGATGAGAAG gaaaattttgtttcaaaaactgGAGAAAGAGGAGGAGGAACATACTGCATTA ATATGCAAAAGTGCATTGATGCACTTTGTCAAAATACAATAGAATCTATTGTTCAAGAAAG GTTTGGTTCCAGATGTTTCAGAATCTTCAGATTGCTGTTGCTCAAGAAACACATGGAACAAAAACAG ATCGGTGAACTAGCTATGATTTCATCAAAAGATGCTAAGGAATTTTTGTACAAGCTGTTTGCAGAGAGATTCATTGCATTGCAG GAGATTCCACGGACATCTGACTATGCACCTTCCAGgacattttatcttttctcaGTGGAACTTCCGCAGCTCAGCCGAATGTTGATTGAAAAGTCCTACCAG GCATTGGGAAATCTGATGGCAAGACGCCAAACTGAAGTTCAAGAGAACAG ACGTTTAGTGGAAAAGGAAGAGAGACTGGAAGCCACAATAAATTCATTGAAAGCTCAACATGGTGAAGACACATCAGCTGAGGTCATAGAGGAATTGCAAGAACTTATAATACCAGCAGAAAGGGAACAACTCAAGAAACTCAAGCTTTCCCTTGCCAA GTTGGAACAGAGTGAGATACAAGTTGATGAGACAATTTTCATTCTTTCTCAGTACAGTGctacaaattaa